The Bacteroidales bacterium nucleotide sequence TATTGATTTTTTTTGTGAATTTTGATTTGTTTTGCCACGAAGGCCCGAAGGCGCTGAGTTGCTCCTGGAGTAAGTTCGCTATTCTTTGTGTCTTCGCTCCTTTGTGGCATTTTTCTATTGTTAAATTTGGCTTATTGACTAATAATGAGTTTCCCATTCTTCTGCAACGCCTCGCCGGCAATGAATACCTCCATCCGGAAGAAATAAACCCCCGGCGATAGGTTATTCCGCTGGATCGTTGCGGTGTGCAATCCCGGAATTTTCTGTTCATCCATGACGATACCCAGCATTTGCCCGCGACTGTTGTAAAGGCTTAACCTGACTTGTGCCGGGCCATTCAGCCGGTAGGAAATTTCAGTGGTTTCTTTAAAAGGATTGGGGAATGGCTCGCCAATGTAAATGCCTTCGGCAATGCTTTCTGCAGTTCCGGTGAAT carries:
- a CDS encoding T9SS type A sorting domain-containing protein, encoding FTGTAESIAEGIYIGEPFPNPFKETTEISYRLNGPAQVRLSLYNSRGQMLGIVMDEQKIPGLHTATIQRNNLSPGVYFFRMEVFIAGEALQKNGKLIISQ